Proteins found in one Actinokineospora alba genomic segment:
- the purD gene encoding phosphoribosylamine--glycine ligase: MRVLVIGSGAREHALVLAMSKDAEVTALACAPGNAGTASLSESYGVDPADPAAVMVLARKWEADLVVIGPEGPLVAGVADAVRAAGIPVFGPSAAAARIEGSKAFAKDIMTTAGVPTAHSEIVDNPARLDAALSRFGPNWVVKDDGLAAGKGVVVTTDLSKARAHAMTLLDGGHPVLLESFLDGPEVSLFCVVDEAGTVVPLLPAQDFKRVGDNDAGPNTGGMGAYAPLPWTPDGMVDDVVARIIQPVVDEMAKRGAPFSGLLYAGLALTSNGPEVIEFNCRFGDPETQSVLALLRSPLSALLLASARNELAAHPPLEWAEGSSVTVVIAADGYPGRPRTGDLITGAEAEGVLHAGTRRREDGALVSAGGRVLAVVGMGDDLESARADAYRKVDAVHLAGSHHRTDIGLRAQRGEIGIPVAG, from the coding sequence GTGCGTGTCCTGGTTATCGGGTCTGGCGCCCGCGAGCATGCCCTGGTCCTTGCTATGTCCAAGGACGCCGAGGTGACGGCGCTGGCGTGTGCGCCCGGGAACGCGGGCACCGCCTCGCTTTCCGAGAGCTACGGGGTCGACCCCGCGGACCCGGCGGCGGTGATGGTGCTGGCCCGAAAATGGGAGGCCGACCTCGTCGTCATCGGACCTGAGGGCCCGCTGGTCGCCGGCGTCGCGGACGCGGTCCGCGCGGCGGGCATCCCCGTGTTCGGTCCGAGCGCCGCCGCGGCCCGCATCGAGGGCTCCAAGGCGTTCGCCAAAGACATCATGACCACGGCGGGCGTCCCCACCGCGCACAGCGAGATCGTCGACAACCCGGCCCGGCTCGACGCCGCGCTGTCCCGCTTCGGCCCCAACTGGGTCGTCAAGGACGACGGCCTCGCCGCGGGCAAGGGCGTCGTCGTCACCACCGACCTCAGCAAGGCCCGCGCGCACGCGATGACCCTGCTCGACGGCGGTCACCCCGTGCTGCTGGAGTCGTTCCTCGACGGTCCCGAGGTCTCCCTGTTCTGCGTGGTCGACGAGGCGGGCACCGTCGTCCCCCTGCTCCCCGCCCAGGACTTCAAGCGAGTCGGCGACAACGACGCGGGCCCCAACACCGGCGGCATGGGCGCCTACGCGCCGCTGCCCTGGACCCCCGACGGCATGGTCGACGACGTCGTCGCCCGCATCATCCAGCCGGTCGTCGACGAGATGGCCAAGCGCGGCGCGCCGTTCTCCGGCCTCCTCTACGCCGGGCTCGCGCTCACCAGCAACGGCCCCGAGGTCATCGAGTTCAACTGCCGCTTCGGCGACCCGGAGACCCAGTCGGTCCTCGCGCTGCTCCGCAGCCCGCTGTCGGCCCTGCTGCTCGCGTCCGCGCGCAACGAACTGGCCGCCCACCCGCCCCTGGAGTGGGCTGAGGGCTCGTCCGTGACGGTTGTCATAGCGGCCGACGGCTACCCCGGCCGCCCCCGCACCGGCGACCTGATCACCGGAGCCGAGGCCGAAGGCGTCCTGCACGCGGGCACCCGCCGCCGCGAAGACGGCGCGCTGGTGTCCGCAGGCGGCCGGGTCCTGGCTGTGGTCGGCATGGGCGATGACCTGGAATCGGCCCGCGCCGACGCCTACCGCAAGGTCGACGCCGTGCACCTCGCGGGCTCCCACCACCGCACCGACATCGGCCTGCGCGCCCAGCGCGGCGAGATCGGCATCCCCGTCGCGGGCTGA
- a CDS encoding DUF3558 domain-containing protein yields MRSRAAFSLLALLVVAGCTTSEAGNPRTSESSADVPTTTKSSSTSKTATIPPRPKALKLDSADPCALLTAAQRAELRITRVEASTNGTDIYKGAKQCELEVAATGLAYEYTINLITTEGVEAWLSGKRRVDTTVVSVNGYAGVIHVLKGAGGAKNSHECYIGVDVADGQQLQVGLGEISRTFSQEQICQMTEQAAGMAMTTLQTLG; encoded by the coding sequence GTGCGTAGTCGGGCCGCGTTTTCCCTGCTGGCTTTGCTCGTGGTCGCGGGATGTACCACCAGCGAAGCCGGAAACCCGAGGACCTCGGAATCTTCGGCGGACGTTCCGACGACGACCAAGTCGTCGTCCACGTCGAAGACCGCCACCATCCCGCCGCGACCGAAAGCGCTCAAACTCGATTCCGCTGATCCCTGTGCACTCCTGACCGCCGCTCAGCGCGCGGAGCTGCGGATCACGCGGGTCGAGGCATCCACAAACGGGACCGACATATACAAGGGCGCCAAGCAGTGCGAGCTTGAAGTCGCGGCCACCGGACTCGCCTACGAGTACACGATCAACCTGATCACCACCGAGGGTGTCGAGGCATGGCTGTCCGGCAAGCGCCGCGTCGACACGACTGTGGTCTCGGTCAACGGCTACGCCGGGGTCATTCATGTCCTCAAGGGTGCGGGCGGCGCGAAGAACAGTCACGAGTGCTACATCGGCGTCGATGTCGCCGACGGGCAACAGCTTCAGGTCGGACTGGGCGAGATCAGCCGGACATTCTCGCAAGAACAGATCTGTCAGATGACCGAGCAGGCCGCGGGAATGGCCATGACCACGTTGCAGACGCTGGGGTGA
- a CDS encoding TAXI family TRAP transporter solute-binding subunit, with translation MRSRILIVSLALLAAGCGGKRSDTATTGGAGDCEAGDGRITIATGNTGGVYYTLGGGLAKLISDNSKLKATAAETGASVQNIQQLVGGDYDVAFSLADTAADAVNGKGAFEGKPVKVRALARIYPNATQVVVRTGSGIKSIADMRGKKISTGSPKSGTEVIATRLLKAAGLNPDTDVSAQRLALRPTVDGMKAGQIDGLVWSGGLPTPELTDLFTSMKGQVEFIDVTPHLEELKKINPVYDTGTIPAATYGAAETKTIVVPNVLLVREDFPAANACAITKLVVEKKDELVKVHPAAGGIDKATAADTDPVPLHDGSRKALGG, from the coding sequence ATGCGTAGCCGCATCCTGATCGTCTCGCTCGCCCTGCTCGCCGCGGGCTGCGGCGGCAAACGGTCCGACACGGCCACCACCGGCGGCGCGGGCGACTGCGAGGCGGGCGACGGCCGCATCACCATCGCCACCGGCAACACCGGCGGCGTCTACTACACACTCGGCGGCGGCCTCGCCAAGCTGATCAGCGACAACTCCAAGCTCAAGGCCACCGCCGCCGAGACCGGCGCGTCGGTGCAGAACATCCAGCAACTCGTCGGCGGCGACTACGACGTCGCCTTCTCCCTCGCCGACACCGCCGCCGACGCCGTCAACGGCAAGGGCGCGTTCGAGGGCAAGCCGGTCAAGGTCCGCGCCCTGGCCCGCATCTACCCGAACGCGACCCAGGTCGTCGTGCGCACCGGCAGCGGCATCAAGTCGATCGCCGACATGCGTGGCAAGAAGATCTCCACCGGCTCCCCGAAGTCGGGCACCGAGGTCATCGCCACCCGCCTGCTCAAGGCGGCGGGCCTCAACCCGGACACCGACGTCTCCGCCCAGCGCCTCGCCCTGCGCCCCACCGTCGACGGGATGAAGGCCGGCCAGATCGACGGCCTGGTGTGGTCCGGCGGCCTGCCCACGCCCGAGCTCACCGACCTGTTCACGTCGATGAAGGGCCAGGTCGAGTTCATCGACGTCACCCCGCACCTCGAAGAGCTGAAGAAGATCAACCCGGTCTACGACACGGGCACCATCCCGGCGGCGACCTACGGCGCGGCTGAGACCAAGACCATCGTCGTGCCGAACGTCCTCCTGGTCCGCGAGGACTTCCCCGCCGCCAACGCGTGCGCGATCACCAAACTGGTCGTCGAAAAGAAGGACGAGCTGGTCAAGGTGCACCCCGCCGCGGGCGGCATCGACAAGGCCACCGCCGCCGACACCGACCCGGTGCCGCTGCACGACGGATCCCGCAAGGCCCTCGGCGGCTGA
- a CDS encoding threonine aldolase family protein, translating into MVTTLRRIDLRSDTVTKPDDTMRAAMAAAEVGDDVLDHDPTMRALEERAAGLLGVEAMLWVPSGSMGNLIALMLHLGRGDRFLAARGSHVLEAELGTPAWLAGGMPHPLEWTGRPGRISADDVSAFAASGAPYYALRTALLCLENTHNFAGGTVTPPDHHALLVATAREAGIRVHLDGARLWNAAAALEVPPAALTVGVDTVQVCLSKGLGAPVGSLVGGSASFVAEARRVRKMLGGGVRQGGVLAAAGLVALDRMGDVAADNANAATLAAGLADLGWEVTAPETNIVLASVPDVPTTLRMLDRVAVPAVAVPGGVRFVTHRDVSATDIAEALDRIKAG; encoded by the coding sequence ATCGTGACCACACTGCGTCGGATTGATCTCCGCTCGGACACCGTGACAAAGCCGGACGACACCATGCGGGCCGCGATGGCGGCCGCCGAGGTGGGCGACGACGTCCTCGACCACGACCCCACGATGCGGGCGCTGGAAGAGCGCGCGGCCGGGCTGCTCGGCGTCGAGGCGATGCTGTGGGTGCCCAGCGGGAGCATGGGCAATCTGATCGCGCTGATGCTGCACCTGGGCCGCGGCGACCGGTTCCTCGCCGCGCGCGGGTCACATGTGCTGGAGGCCGAACTGGGCACGCCCGCCTGGCTGGCGGGCGGCATGCCGCACCCCCTGGAGTGGACCGGACGGCCGGGGCGGATCTCCGCGGACGACGTCAGCGCGTTCGCCGCGTCCGGGGCGCCGTACTACGCGCTGCGGACGGCGCTGCTCTGCCTGGAGAACACGCACAACTTCGCCGGCGGGACGGTCACCCCACCGGACCATCACGCCCTGCTGGTCGCCACCGCCCGCGAGGCCGGGATTCGCGTGCACCTCGACGGGGCGCGGCTGTGGAACGCGGCGGCGGCGCTGGAAGTCCCGCCCGCGGCGCTGACCGTCGGGGTGGACACGGTGCAGGTCTGCCTGAGCAAGGGCCTGGGCGCGCCGGTCGGATCGCTCGTCGGCGGGTCGGCGTCGTTCGTCGCGGAGGCGCGGCGGGTCCGCAAGATGCTCGGCGGCGGGGTCCGCCAGGGCGGAGTGCTCGCGGCGGCCGGGCTGGTCGCGCTGGACCGCATGGGCGATGTGGCCGCCGACAACGCGAACGCGGCCACCCTGGCGGCGGGACTCGCGGACCTCGGCTGGGAGGTGACCGCGCCGGAGACCAACATCGTGCTGGCCTCGGTGCCGGACGTGCCGACGACGCTGCGGATGCTCGACCGGGTCGCGGTGCCCGCCGTCGCGGTGCCGGGCGGGGTGCGGTTCGTGACGCACCGGGACGTGTCGGCGACCGACATCGCCGAGGCACTCGACCGGATCAAGGCCGGCTGA
- a CDS encoding TetR/AcrR family transcriptional regulator codes for MTTASTPKGERRKHALVEAAAALLIEGGFDAVRHRSVAERAGLPLASTTYYFESLDDLIVEALEFHGRQELARGRELLNALATSPKGLEALVELVLDQLLGPKARDNDAQAILLRYERLIATARRPYLRPLTLELGGELRSLLMDTFAKSAAGIDEARLEQLIALVDGAVVNALIEVDPDPRSAARRMLREALA; via the coding sequence ATGACCACCGCCAGCACCCCCAAGGGCGAGCGCCGCAAACACGCGCTCGTGGAGGCCGCCGCGGCCCTGCTGATCGAAGGCGGGTTCGACGCGGTCCGGCACCGCTCGGTAGCCGAGCGCGCGGGCCTGCCGCTGGCGTCCACGACGTACTACTTCGAATCCCTCGACGACCTGATCGTCGAAGCGCTGGAATTCCACGGCCGCCAGGAACTGGCCCGCGGCCGGGAACTCCTCAACGCCCTGGCGACGAGCCCGAAAGGCCTGGAAGCGCTGGTGGAGCTGGTGCTCGACCAGCTGCTCGGCCCCAAAGCCCGTGACAACGACGCCCAGGCGATCCTGCTGCGCTACGAACGGCTCATCGCCACCGCCCGCAGGCCCTACCTGCGCCCGCTGACCCTCGAACTCGGCGGTGAGCTGCGGTCACTGCTGATGGACACCTTCGCCAAGTCCGCGGCGGGCATCGACGAGGCCCGGCTGGAGCAGCTGATCGCCCTGGTCGACGGCGCTGTCGTCAACGCCCTCATCGAGGTCGACCCGGACCCCCGCTCCGCCGCCCGCAGAATGCTTCGCGAAGCGCTCGCCTGA
- a CDS encoding SigE family RNA polymerase sigma factor, whose protein sequence is MDQRDEQEFAEYFAARRDAVRRTAYLLCGDWHKADDLAQTAFVALHRRWRKVRDRQALDAYVRRSVVRAMIDETRRPWRRERQTEVLPESASTEGDIGTTVATRSALLDGLSRVPPRQRAVLVLRFLEGLDVAATAETLKCTEGTVKSQTSRGLAALRESLGDTLDDLRSGL, encoded by the coding sequence GTGGATCAGCGCGACGAGCAGGAGTTCGCGGAATACTTCGCCGCGCGGCGCGACGCCGTGCGACGAACCGCGTACTTGCTGTGCGGCGACTGGCACAAGGCGGACGATCTCGCGCAGACCGCGTTCGTCGCACTGCACCGCAGGTGGCGCAAGGTCCGGGACCGTCAGGCCCTGGACGCCTACGTCCGCCGGTCGGTGGTTCGCGCGATGATCGACGAGACGCGCAGGCCGTGGCGGCGAGAGCGCCAGACGGAGGTCTTGCCGGAATCGGCGAGCACCGAAGGCGACATCGGCACCACGGTCGCGACCAGGTCGGCGCTCCTCGACGGACTGTCGAGGGTGCCACCGCGGCAGCGGGCGGTGCTGGTGCTGCGGTTCCTGGAAGGCTTGGACGTGGCGGCCACGGCCGAGACGCTCAAGTGCACCGAGGGAACGGTCAAGAGCCAGACCTCACGGGGACTGGCCGCCTTGCGGGAATCGCTTGGCGACACGCTCGATGACCTGAGGTCGGGACTGTGA
- a CDS encoding ESX secretion-associated protein EspG — protein sequence MSNSVVLSTLEFDVLWESERLPERHVALDVPSPGRTHTERRDLVAAAFAGLEQRGLAEGGRAVPELADSLSLVAHAPVTVDSWVWTDHEITALSVANGDQGMLAVVDGAEVWLIPARGTAMAEAAVSIAGDVPAGPGRSVSLPTDILTKSDHADPQQMINALTEHGVSLSDAQMLGSMVTGMTTRGQFGAERAQRGRRRDRAERVVSFHDTDAGRYLYLTRPSADGRLWSTITPADNARLATCVRELLDEL from the coding sequence TTGTCCAACAGTGTCGTCCTCTCCACCCTCGAGTTCGACGTGCTCTGGGAGTCCGAGCGACTCCCGGAGCGCCACGTCGCGCTCGACGTGCCGAGTCCCGGCCGCACCCACACCGAGCGCCGCGACCTGGTTGCGGCCGCGTTCGCCGGTCTGGAGCAGCGCGGGCTGGCTGAGGGGGGCCGCGCGGTGCCCGAACTGGCCGACTCGCTCAGCCTGGTCGCCCACGCGCCGGTCACCGTCGACAGCTGGGTGTGGACCGACCACGAGATCACGGCCCTCTCCGTGGCGAACGGCGACCAGGGCATGCTCGCGGTCGTCGACGGCGCCGAGGTGTGGCTCATCCCCGCCCGCGGCACCGCCATGGCCGAGGCCGCCGTCTCCATCGCGGGCGACGTCCCGGCCGGTCCCGGCCGGTCTGTCAGCCTGCCGACCGACATCCTGACCAAGTCCGACCACGCCGACCCGCAGCAGATGATCAACGCGCTGACCGAGCACGGCGTGAGCCTCAGCGACGCGCAGATGCTCGGCTCAATGGTCACCGGCATGACCACCCGCGGCCAGTTCGGCGCCGAACGCGCCCAGCGCGGCAGGCGGCGCGACCGGGCCGAGCGGGTCGTCTCCTTCCACGACACCGACGCGGGCCGCTACCTCTACCTGACGCGACCGAGCGCCGACGGCCGCCTGTGGAGCACCATCACCCCAGCCGACAACGCGCGCCTCGCCACCTGCGTGCGGGAGTTACTCGACGAGCTCTGA
- a CDS encoding pyridoxal phosphate-dependent aminotransferase yields MHARLLKVANRAAVPPFHVMDVLAAANARQRAHGDVVSLAAGQPSTGAPKAVRFAAAEALGTQALGYTEQLGIPELREAIAGHYERLHSLDVSPQDVVITTGSSGGFLLAFLSAFDAGDRVALARPGYPAYRNILTALGCEVVELPCDETTRFQPTVAMLDELGPIDGLILASPANPTGTVLDPAELAAIAGWCAERGVQLVSDEIYHGISYGAETSSAWQYSRESIVVNSFSKYFAMTGWRLGWLLVPQRLQRAVSALTGNFTICAPAISQLAAVAAFEPESYEELDGHVARYATNRELLLTGLPELGIDKIAPADGAFYAYADVTHLTHDSMSFCQRLLADTGLAIVPGIDFDPVDGNRFVRLSFAGATADIEEALRRLRAWEPVAATRR; encoded by the coding sequence ATGCACGCTCGCCTGCTCAAAGTCGCCAACCGCGCCGCCGTCCCGCCATTCCATGTGATGGATGTCCTCGCCGCCGCGAACGCGCGGCAGCGGGCGCACGGCGACGTCGTGTCGCTCGCGGCGGGTCAGCCGTCGACGGGGGCGCCGAAGGCCGTCCGGTTCGCCGCCGCGGAGGCGCTCGGCACGCAGGCGCTCGGGTACACCGAGCAGCTGGGCATTCCCGAGCTGCGCGAAGCCATCGCGGGCCACTACGAGCGGCTGCACTCCCTCGACGTGTCCCCGCAGGACGTCGTGATCACCACCGGGTCCTCCGGCGGTTTCCTGCTCGCGTTCCTCTCGGCGTTCGACGCGGGCGACCGGGTCGCGCTCGCGCGACCCGGCTATCCGGCCTACCGCAACATCCTCACCGCGCTGGGCTGCGAGGTCGTCGAGCTGCCGTGCGACGAGACGACCCGGTTCCAGCCGACCGTGGCGATGCTCGACGAGCTGGGCCCGATCGACGGCCTGATCCTCGCCAGCCCCGCGAACCCCACCGGCACCGTCCTCGACCCCGCCGAGCTGGCCGCGATCGCCGGCTGGTGCGCCGAGCGCGGGGTGCAGCTGGTCAGCGACGAGATCTACCACGGCATCTCCTACGGCGCCGAGACCAGCTCGGCCTGGCAGTACTCCCGCGAGTCGATCGTGGTGAACTCGTTCTCCAAGTACTTCGCGATGACCGGCTGGCGGCTGGGCTGGCTGCTCGTCCCGCAACGCCTGCAGCGCGCGGTCAGCGCCCTGACCGGCAACTTCACCATCTGCGCCCCCGCGATCTCCCAACTCGCCGCCGTCGCCGCGTTCGAGCCGGAGAGCTACGAGGAACTCGACGGCCATGTCGCCCGCTACGCGACGAACCGCGAGCTGCTGCTCACCGGCCTCCCCGAGCTTGGCATCGACAAGATCGCCCCCGCCGACGGCGCGTTCTACGCCTACGCCGACGTCACCCACCTCACCCACGACTCGATGAGCTTCTGCCAGCGCCTGCTCGCCGACACCGGCCTCGCGATCGTGCCCGGCATCGACTTCGACCCGGTCGACGGCAACCGGTTCGTCCGCCTGTCCTTCGCGGGCGCGACTGCCGACATCGAGGAGGCGCTGCGCCGCCTGCGCGCCTGGGAACCGGTGGCCGCCACCAGGCGTTGA
- a CDS encoding potassium channel family protein — MSDTYAPGVRHSDPLEPRLSAWEERTDLPLTALAVVFLIGYAWQVLHTSASPTVVLWQEIGLWAIWAVFAVEYVIRFTLARRKGRFIWRHLFDLIVVALPMVRQLRALRLITILKVLNRRVGTTFRGRIGVYVAGTILLVGLSASLAVLDAERHDPDANITTFGDAVWWTMTTISTVGYGDRYPVTVEGRLVAAALMIGGIALLGVVTGVIASWFVQKIAGAEESIEESIRSEVKGLRAEIAELRTELKQAGGQISRP; from the coding sequence GTGTCCGACACCTACGCGCCCGGCGTGCGCCACAGCGACCCGCTCGAGCCCAGGTTAAGCGCGTGGGAAGAGCGCACTGATCTGCCCCTGACCGCGCTGGCCGTGGTGTTCCTGATCGGCTACGCCTGGCAGGTGCTGCACACGTCGGCGTCGCCGACGGTGGTGCTGTGGCAGGAGATCGGGCTCTGGGCGATCTGGGCCGTCTTCGCCGTCGAGTACGTCATCCGGTTCACCCTGGCGCGGCGCAAGGGCCGGTTCATCTGGCGGCACCTGTTCGACCTGATCGTGGTGGCCCTGCCGATGGTCCGCCAACTGCGGGCGCTGCGGCTGATCACCATTCTCAAAGTGCTCAACCGCCGGGTCGGCACCACGTTCCGCGGCCGCATCGGCGTCTACGTCGCGGGGACCATCCTGCTCGTGGGCCTGTCCGCGTCGCTCGCCGTGCTCGACGCCGAACGGCACGACCCGGACGCCAACATCACCACCTTCGGCGACGCCGTCTGGTGGACCATGACCACCATCTCCACCGTCGGCTACGGCGACCGCTACCCGGTCACCGTGGAGGGCAGGCTGGTCGCCGCCGCCCTGATGATCGGCGGCATCGCCCTGCTCGGTGTGGTGACCGGTGTGATCGCGTCCTGGTTCGTGCAGAAGATCGCGGGCGCCGAGGAGTCGATCGAGGAGTCCATCCGCAGCGAGGTCAAGGGCCTGCGCGCGGAGATCGCCGAACTGCGGACCGAACTCAAGCAGGCAGGCGGCCAGATCAGCCGGCCTTGA
- a CDS encoding PPE domain-containing protein, with translation MAGDNGLSDLRFEGYTHHQLADELDKLRQGPGSESIHKSVTALKTIAEGLAETDQVLREELGKIGVTWEGSASEGGMDATKNAAIYAEDATPAVEQSAGGVSEQGDAFSTTRNGAPDGGDLRGPTKLDGMDRFLGAFGHTTDNAKQVQQTNAAREQAVNSMNGYSQGSQSALGNYQSLPVPPGMNLVATPYEGQGTTSAQTFNGNPNAYTPTGNPGNPGVPGQTGLPGGGGPGLAGIPDGPGGGGGTGGTNNNQPGGGRLSTVGPLGPNFGGLPNPTNLPGGLRPGMPMGMLNDMSTLAGLTAAGAGGAAAGENARKDRLVRGAGAFPDTPEGRAARAAARGAAPITDLPDEQSRAAKNAERIGAKPGKAGASLMQPAAAGAKGEDDEEHVRKYGIDSEDVFGDERMVVSPVLGQDD, from the coding sequence ATGGCAGGCGACAACGGGCTGAGCGACCTCCGTTTCGAGGGCTACACGCACCACCAACTGGCCGACGAACTCGACAAGCTGCGTCAAGGCCCAGGCTCCGAGAGCATCCATAAGTCGGTGACGGCACTCAAGACGATCGCCGAAGGGCTGGCCGAGACCGACCAGGTTCTCCGCGAAGAGCTCGGCAAGATCGGTGTCACCTGGGAGGGCAGTGCCTCCGAGGGCGGCATGGACGCGACCAAGAACGCGGCCATCTACGCCGAGGACGCGACCCCCGCGGTCGAGCAGTCCGCCGGTGGTGTCAGCGAGCAGGGCGACGCCTTCTCCACCACCCGCAACGGTGCTCCCGACGGTGGCGACCTGCGCGGCCCCACCAAGCTCGACGGCATGGACCGGTTCCTCGGCGCGTTCGGGCACACGACCGACAACGCCAAGCAGGTCCAGCAGACCAACGCCGCCCGCGAGCAGGCCGTGAACTCGATGAACGGCTACAGCCAGGGCAGCCAGTCCGCCCTCGGCAACTACCAGTCGCTCCCGGTGCCGCCCGGCATGAACCTCGTCGCCACCCCGTACGAAGGCCAGGGCACCACCTCCGCGCAGACCTTCAACGGCAATCCCAACGCCTACACCCCGACCGGAAACCCGGGCAATCCGGGCGTTCCCGGCCAGACCGGCCTGCCCGGTGGCGGCGGCCCTGGCCTCGCGGGCATCCCCGACGGCCCCGGTGGCGGCGGCGGTACTGGTGGCACGAACAACAACCAGCCCGGTGGCGGCCGGCTCAGCACTGTCGGCCCGCTGGGCCCGAACTTCGGCGGACTCCCCAACCCCACCAACCTCCCCGGCGGACTCCGCCCCGGCATGCCCATGGGCATGCTGAACGACATGTCGACCCTCGCCGGCCTGACAGCCGCCGGGGCCGGTGGTGCCGCCGCGGGTGAGAACGCGCGGAAGGACCGGCTGGTCCGCGGGGCGGGCGCTTTCCCCGACACCCCCGAGGGCCGTGCGGCTCGGGCGGCGGCCCGGGGTGCGGCGCCGATCACCGACCTGCCCGACGAGCAGTCCCGCGCCGCCAAGAACGCCGAGCGCATCGGGGCCAAGCCGGGGAAGGCGGGCGCGTCGCTCATGCAGCCCGCGGCCGCCGGGGCGAAGGGCGAGGACGACGAGGAGCACGTGCGCAAGTACGGCATCGACTCCGAGGACGTCTTCGGTGACGAACGCATGGTGGTCTCGCCGGTCCTGGGGCAGGACGACTGA